One genomic window of Candidatus Nitrosopumilus sediminis includes the following:
- a CDS encoding helix-turn-helix transcriptional regulator, whose amino-acid sequence MVDDAMYETAADNFLELSSIQRLQILAKLEEKKSKPADLVKEFDSTKQEVYRNFSRLEDGHLIVKDRDGNYELTEFGRTMYNQVPAIMFLSQNMKYFHHHNFGNMPKKFYMRVGQLSDCQYIKGLGTILEKWKEIYNNAEEYIYLLTSEIILDLGKPLIEKLKKGVKLQYILSETCTIPQGRAENMKKIDFKKYVQNGTAERKMLKTIPTAIVLNEKEAFIAFPDLAGEPDLSEIFYGTSADFHEWCHDYFLYYWNKAGSFNESKLVEKV is encoded by the coding sequence ATGGTTGATGATGCCATGTATGAGACAGCAGCAGATAACTTTCTGGAATTATCAAGCATTCAAAGACTCCAAATCCTTGCCAAGCTTGAAGAAAAAAAATCAAAACCTGCAGATTTAGTCAAAGAGTTTGATTCTACAAAACAGGAGGTTTACAGAAATTTTTCTAGACTTGAAGATGGCCATTTGATTGTAAAAGATCGTGATGGAAATTATGAGTTGACTGAATTTGGGAGAACAATGTACAATCAGGTTCCTGCAATTATGTTTCTGTCTCAAAATATGAAATATTTTCACCATCATAATTTTGGTAATATGCCAAAAAAATTCTATATGCGTGTTGGACAGCTTTCTGATTGTCAATACATCAAAGGACTTGGGACTATCCTGGAAAAATGGAAAGAAATTTACAATAACGCCGAAGAATACATCTACCTTCTTACCTCTGAGATTATTTTAGATCTTGGCAAACCGCTCATTGAGAAATTAAAAAAAGGTGTAAAACTACAATACATTCTATCTGAAACATGTACAATTCCACAGGGCAGGGCTGAGAACATGAAAAAAATTGATTTTAAAAAATATGTGCAAAATGGAACTGCTGAACGAAAAATGCTAAAGACTATACCTACTGCAATCGTACTCAACGAAAAGGAAGCATTTATCGCATTTCCAGATCTTGCTGGTGAGCCTGATCTGTCTGAGATATTCTATGGAACTTCTGCTGATTTTCATGAATGGTGCCATGATTATTTCTTGTATTATTGGAACAAAGCAGGAAGCTTCAATGAAAGTAAATTGGTTGAAAAAGTCTAA